The genomic region TTAGAACCTTCTTACCCCGCGGCGCGAGTGTGCTCCCCATGCGCACACCACCTTCCGTCGTGATCGGTGCGGGCGGCACCGGCGGCCACATCTACCCCGGGCTCGCCCTGGCCGACGCCCTGCGCCGCGCCGCACCCGACGCGGTGATCTCGTTCGTCGGCACCGAACGCGGACTCGAGACCTCGCTCGTACCCGGCGCCGGGTACCGGCTCCACACCGTCGACATGATCCCGTTCGACCCCGCGCTGGGCGCCAGGCGCTATCTGCTGCCCGCCGCCCTGCTGAGGTCCGGCATGCAGTGCCGGACCATCCTGCGTGAGCAGCGCGCCCAGGTCGCCGTCGGGATGGGCGGCTACCCCAGCGCGCCGGTCGTCCTCGGCGCGCGGATGGCCGGACTGCCCAGCGTGATCCACGAGTCCAACGCGGTGCCCGGCCGCGCCAACCAGTTCGCCGCCCGCCTCACCCCGCACCTCACCGTCGCCTTCGACCGCAGCCGCGCCCGTCTCGCCGGGGGCGAGAACGCGCTGACCGTCGGCATGCCCATCGCCGCACCGATCGCCGCCCTCGACCGCGCGGCCCTGCGGGGCGAGGCCCGGCGTGAGCTGGGCGTCCCCGCCGGGGCGCGGCTGCTGCTGGTGAACGGCGGCAGTCTCGGAGCGGCCCGGCTCACCGCTGCGGCCGTCGGCCTCGCAGCCCGGTGGCAGGACCGTACCGACGTCCACCTGCTGATCAAGACCGGGCCCGCCGCCCTGGCGGACGCCACCGCGCGGCTGGCCGACGAGGGCGGCGACCGGGTCGCGCGCGCCGTCCCCTACCTCGACCGGATGGACCTCGCGTACGCCGCCGCCGACCTGGTCGTCTGCCGTGCCGGATCGGCGACCGTCGCCGAACTGGCCAGCACCGGGGTGCCCGCGATCCTCGTCCCGTATCCGCACGCACCCGGCGACCACCAGACCCACAACGCACGCGTCCTCTGCGACGCCGGGGCCGGACTGCTGCTCACCGACGCGGCGACGACCGCCGAACGGCTCGCGGAGCTGGCGGGCCCGCTCCTCGCCGACCCGGCCCGGCTCGCCGCGATGAGCGGCGCGGCCGACCCCTCCACCCACGCACGGGCGGCCGACCTGCTGGCCGCCACCGTCCTCTCGTACACGGAGCGTCCCGCATGAACACGAACCCCAGCAGCGCGAACGGCAGCAGCATGAACCCCACCGGCACGAACCCCAGCAGCCGGAGCCACCCGGCCGGGGGCGTGAACTGGCAGAACCGCACCGTCCTCGTCACCGGCGCCGAGGGATTCATCGGTTCGGCCCTTGTCGATCTCCTGGTGGAGCAGGGGGCGAAGGTCCGCGCCTTCGTCCACTACAAGCCGTACGGCGAGAAGGGGAACCTCGCCCACCACCTCGGCTCCCCGCAGGTGGAGATGGTGGCCGGTGACGTCCGCGACGCCGGGCGGGTCGACGACGCCGTCGCGGGGTGCGACACCGTCTTCCATCTGGCCGCGCTGATCGGCATTCCGTACAGCTACGACGCCCCTGGCGCGTATGTCGCGACCAATGTCGTCGGTACCGAGAACATCGCCGAGGCCTGCCGCCGCCACTCCGTACGCCGTCTCGTCCACACCTCCACGAGCGAGGTGTACGGCACCGCCCGCACCGCCCCGATCAGCGAGCAGCACCCGCTCCAGCCCCAGTCCCCGTACTCCGCGTCCAAGATCGGAGCGGACATGATGGCGCTCTCGCACTGGCACGCGTTCGAGCTCCCGGTGACCGTGGTGCGCCCCTTCAACACCTACGGTCCCCGCCAGTCCGCGCGCGCCGTGATCCCGACGATCCTCGCCCAACTGCACTCCGGGGCACGTGAGATCAGGCTGGGCTCCCTCGCGCCGACCCGTGACTTCACCTACGTCACGGACACGGCGCGCGGCTTCCTCGCACTGGCCGGCTGCGACCGCGCACTGGGGGAGAGCGTCAATCTGGGTACGGGGCAGGAGATATCGATCGGCGACCTGGCGAGCGCCCTGATCGAGGCCTCCGGACGACCGGCCGAGGTCGTCGTCGACCCGGCCCGGCTGCGCCCGTCCGGCAGCGAGGTCCTGCGGCTGCTCTCGGACAACTCCCGCGCCCGCGCCTGGGCGGGCTGGCAGCCCGAAGTCTCCCTGACCGAGGGGCTGAAGCGGACCTCGGAGTGGGTCGCGGAGCACCTTCACCTCTTCGCGGCCGACCGCTACCAGGTCTGAGCGGGGAACTCACGCAGAACGGGCCCTACGGGGCCGTGGGCGTCGCGCTCAGCCCGACGCACAGCAGCAGGGTGAACTCGCGTGCCCACGCCCCGTCCACCGGCTCCGCGCTGACCAGCGCCCGGTGCACCACCGCGCCCGCGACCACGTCGAAGATCAGGTCGGTGTGCCGGGCCGAGGCCTCGGGGTCGGCCTCGTAGGGGAGTTCACCGCGCGCCTGGGCGCGCTCGCGGCCGACCGTCACCAGCCGTTTCTGCCGGTCGACGATCGCCGAGCGGATCCGGGCGCGCAGCGCCTCGTCGCTGATCGACTCGGCCACCACCGCCATCAGCGCGGTCTTGGTCTCGGGCCGGGCGAGGAGCGCCGCGAACTGCAGCACCACGCCCTCGATATCGGCCGTCAGGCTGCCCCGGTCGGGCAGTTCGAGCTCGTCGAAGAGGACCGCCACCGCGTCCACGACGAGTTCGTTCTTGTTCGCCCAGCGCCGGTACAGCGTCGTCTTCGCCACTCCGGCACGGGTGGCCACATCGCCCATGGTCAGCTTCGACCAGCCGAGGTCGACCAGCGCGGCCCTCGTCGCCACGAGGATCGCGGCATCGGCTTCCGTGCTGCGGGGGCGACCCGTTCGGGTGGGTTTGCTGATCGGCATGACCGCGACCATACCGGTCAGTAGCTCCGGCGCCGTGAGTCAGATCACGAGAAACTGGCGGGGAAATCCCGCCCGTTGATCGCCGCCGACCAGTTACGCTACGGCTCGTAGCGTAAAGAGCGACAGCCACGTGACAAGCCACTGGCGCCAGGGTGGGGACCCTGCGCCTGTCCCAGGCCCCTCCTCGGGCCGAACGGCCGCGTCTGTCCGTACGCCCCGCATCCGGCGGGGGGTGTACGGGCGGGCCCGGCCGGTACGACGGCGGATTACGCCAACAGCTTTCCTGAACGGGCGGCGGAGGGGGGAGGATGTACGCATGCAGCCTAGGAACATGTCCATGAGCGGCGTCGTCGACCTCGCCGCAGTGAAGGCCGCCGGCGAGGCCCGGCAGAAAGCGGAACAGGCGCGCGCCGAGACCGCCAGGCAGGGCGGCAGCGCCGGTGTGTCGCCCGCCTCGCTGGTGATCGACGTCGACGAAGCCGGTTTCGAGCGCGACGTCATCCAGCGCTCCTCCGAGGTCCCGGTCGTCATCGACTTCTGGGCCGAGTGGTGCGAGCCGTGCAAGCAGCTCGGCCCGTTGCTCGAACGTCTGGCTGTCGCGTACAACGGCCGCTTCCTGCTCGCCAAGGTCGACGTCGACGCCAACCAGATGCTGATGCAGCAGTTCGGGATCCAGGGGATTCCGGCCGTCTTCGCGGTGGTCGCCGGTCAGGCGCTGCCGCTCTTCCAGGGCGCGGCCCCCGAGGCCCAGATCCGGGAGACCCTCGACCAGTTGATCAAGGTCGGCGAGGAGCGCTTCGGGCTCACCGGGATCGTCGTCGACCCCGACGCCGCGCCCGCCGGGGCCGACGCCGAACCGGCGGAGGTGCCGGCCGGTCCCTACGACGCGCTGCTCGAAGCGGCCGTACAGGCGCTGGATGCGAACGACTTCGGCGGCGCCGTCCAGGCGTACAAGAACGTCCTCTCGGACGACCCGGGCAACGAGGAGGCCGCACTCGGCCTCGCCCAGGCCGAACTGCTCG from Streptomyces sp. NBC_01267 harbors:
- a CDS encoding TetR/AcrR family transcriptional regulator — translated: MPISKPTRTGRPRSTEADAAILVATRAALVDLGWSKLTMGDVATRAGVAKTTLYRRWANKNELVVDAVAVLFDELELPDRGSLTADIEGVVLQFAALLARPETKTALMAVVAESISDEALRARIRSAIVDRQKRLVTVGRERAQARGELPYEADPEASARHTDLIFDVVAGAVVHRALVSAEPVDGAWAREFTLLLCVGLSATPTAP
- a CDS encoding UDP-N-acetylglucosamine--N-acetylmuramyl-(pentapeptide) pyrophosphoryl-undecaprenol N-acetylglucosamine transferase translates to MRTPPSVVIGAGGTGGHIYPGLALADALRRAAPDAVISFVGTERGLETSLVPGAGYRLHTVDMIPFDPALGARRYLLPAALLRSGMQCRTILREQRAQVAVGMGGYPSAPVVLGARMAGLPSVIHESNAVPGRANQFAARLTPHLTVAFDRSRARLAGGENALTVGMPIAAPIAALDRAALRGEARRELGVPAGARLLLVNGGSLGAARLTAAAVGLAARWQDRTDVHLLIKTGPAALADATARLADEGGDRVARAVPYLDRMDLAYAAADLVVCRAGSATVAELASTGVPAILVPYPHAPGDHQTHNARVLCDAGAGLLLTDAATTAERLAELAGPLLADPARLAAMSGAADPSTHARAADLLAATVLSYTERPA
- a CDS encoding tetratricopeptide repeat protein — protein: MQPRNMSMSGVVDLAAVKAAGEARQKAEQARAETARQGGSAGVSPASLVIDVDEAGFERDVIQRSSEVPVVIDFWAEWCEPCKQLGPLLERLAVAYNGRFLLAKVDVDANQMLMQQFGIQGIPAVFAVVAGQALPLFQGAAPEAQIRETLDQLIKVGEERFGLTGIVVDPDAAPAGADAEPAEVPAGPYDALLEAAVQALDANDFGGAVQAYKNVLSDDPGNEEAALGLAQAELLARVQKLDPQQVRAEAAEKPADVPAQIAAADLDLVGGHVEDAFGRLVAAVRCTVGDDREAARVHLLQLFEVIGSDDPRVTAARTALARVLF
- a CDS encoding SDR family NAD(P)-dependent oxidoreductase, encoding MNPTGTNPSSRSHPAGGVNWQNRTVLVTGAEGFIGSALVDLLVEQGAKVRAFVHYKPYGEKGNLAHHLGSPQVEMVAGDVRDAGRVDDAVAGCDTVFHLAALIGIPYSYDAPGAYVATNVVGTENIAEACRRHSVRRLVHTSTSEVYGTARTAPISEQHPLQPQSPYSASKIGADMMALSHWHAFELPVTVVRPFNTYGPRQSARAVIPTILAQLHSGAREIRLGSLAPTRDFTYVTDTARGFLALAGCDRALGESVNLGTGQEISIGDLASALIEASGRPAEVVVDPARLRPSGSEVLRLLSDNSRARAWAGWQPEVSLTEGLKRTSEWVAEHLHLFAADRYQV